A genomic window from Deltaproteobacteria bacterium includes:
- a CDS encoding DUF481 domain-containing protein → MRRWCSTRIPRRATSPDSPARSGARKFRSPPRWSSRTPDLTLGSERRNSVKRLLVLSILACASAAANADEVQFTNGDRLSGKVLGLSDGKLSFDSKLAGKLEIAWTEVATFSSDEPVTIVLADQSVIVDRVGIAETGAVRTSGSGSIAAQTIPLANAVKLNPEPVQWKGAAVAGAIFDRGNTTRTAGTAAFDAVRRAESDRITFGAGYASEQTKDDDTGETSTTKRQMFMGLQYDLFFHPKWYLYAKGRGEKDGVANLDLRLVSGVGLGYQFFETDELKLNLEAGPTWVSENYSDDTESVDYIAARVAWNLDWAFYGDVAFFHHGASYPSLENSHDQLIETRTGFRYKLFGGFFGESKVIWIWDSSPADDKKRQDLSVILGLGYGF, encoded by the coding sequence TTGCGGCGCTGGTGTTCTACGCGAATCCCGCGACGCGCGACCTCACCGGATTCCCCGGCCCGTTCGGGAGCGCGGAAGTTCCGATCGCCGCCGCGATGGTCGAGTCGGACTCCTGACCTCACCCTCGGCTCCGAGAGGAGAAACAGCGTGAAACGGCTGCTCGTGCTCTCGATCCTCGCTTGCGCGTCGGCTGCGGCGAACGCGGACGAGGTCCAGTTCACGAACGGGGACCGGCTGAGCGGAAAGGTGCTCGGTCTCTCGGACGGCAAGCTCTCCTTCGACTCGAAGCTCGCCGGAAAGCTCGAGATCGCCTGGACCGAAGTCGCCACCTTCTCGAGCGACGAGCCGGTGACGATCGTCCTCGCCGATCAGTCGGTGATCGTCGACCGGGTGGGCATCGCGGAGACCGGGGCGGTTCGCACTTCCGGCAGTGGATCGATCGCCGCGCAGACGATCCCGCTCGCGAATGCCGTGAAGCTGAACCCCGAGCCGGTGCAGTGGAAGGGCGCGGCCGTCGCGGGCGCGATCTTCGACCGCGGCAACACCACTCGAACCGCCGGCACCGCCGCCTTCGACGCCGTGCGCCGCGCGGAGTCGGACCGCATCACGTTCGGCGCTGGCTACGCTTCGGAGCAGACCAAGGACGACGACACCGGCGAAACCAGCACGACCAAGCGACAGATGTTCATGGGCCTTCAGTACGATCTGTTCTTCCATCCGAAGTGGTACCTGTACGCGAAGGGGCGCGGCGAGAAGGACGGCGTCGCCAACCTGGACCTCCGGCTCGTGAGCGGCGTCGGTCTCGGCTATCAGTTCTTCGAAACCGACGAGCTGAAGCTCAATCTCGAAGCCGGCCCCACGTGGGTGAGCGAGAACTACTCCGACGACACCGAGAGCGTCGACTACATCGCGGCGCGCGTGGCGTGGAACCTGGACTGGGCCTTCTACGGCGACGTCGCATTCTTCCACCACGGCGCTTCGTATCCGAGCCTGGAGAACAGCCACGATCAGCTCATCGAGACCCGCACCGGTTTTCGCTACAAGCTCTTCGGCGGCTTCTTCGGCGAGTCCAAGGTGATCTGGATCTGGGACTCGAGCCCGGCCGACGACAAGAAGCGCCAGGACCTCTCGGTCATCCTCGGGCTCGGCTACGGCTTCTAG